TCGCCCACCGCCTGTCCACGGTGCGGTCCGCCGACCAGATCCTCGTCGTCGAGGCCGGACAGATCATCGAACGCGGCACGCACGACGAGCTCCTGGCCCTGGACGGACGGTACGCGGAGCTGTACCGGACGCAGTTCGCCAAGGGCACGGGGACGGTGGACCCGTCGGACGTGGTGGAGGCTGCCTGAGGGACGAGAAGTGCCGGGGGCCCGCAAACGATCACCCGTGTCCATTCGTCCACCAGGAGTTCATCGGTTCCCCACCATCAGCCCGCCTCCCCGTGAGAGAAACCCTCCATGTGCGATGACGAGCTGATACCGCCGAGCGCGGACCTGACCGAGGACCAGTGGCTGCGGGCCGAACCCGCCCTGGCCGAAGGGCCGGTGGGGGAGCGGGTCCGGGAGATGCGGGCACCCCGGCGCCGGACCGTGCTCGGCGGCGTCGTGGCGGGGGCGGCGGCGCTGACCGTCCTCCAGGGCGGCGCTCAGCCCGCCGCGGCCGCCGCCCGCACCGGCAAGTTCCCCCTGCCGGGCGGACCGAACCGCTCCGGCGAGTACGCGGTACTCCTCACCGGCGACGCCGGTACCGGCGAGGAGGCGCAGCACGCGGTGGCCGCCGCGGCCCGCGAGGTGTGCCGCGCCGAGGGCGTCGGCCTCGCGGTCGGCCTCGGCGACAACATCTACGAGAACGGCCCCGAGTCCGCCGACGACTCGGAGTTCCGCAGCAAGTTCGAGGACCCCAACTCCGGCCTGGACATGCCGTGGCTGATGGTCCTCGGCAACCACGACTGCTCAGGCCTGATCCCCGGCAGCGGCGGCGACCCGTCCCGCGGTGACCGCGAGGTCGCCTACGCCCAGGGCTCCCGCCGCTGGTACATGCCGAGCCGCTACTACAACGTCGCCCTGCCCGCGCAGGCCCCCGACGGCAGCGACCCGGTGGTGGAGTTCTTCGCCATCGACAGCAACCCCGTCTCGTCGTACGTCGCACAAATGGACCCGCACTACTGGTGGAACGGCCCCTACATGCGCGAGCAGCGCGCCTGGCTGGACGGCGCGCTCAAGGCGTCGCGGGCCCGCTGGAAGATCGTGCTCGGCCACCACCCTTACCTCAACAACGGCAAGCACGGCAGCGCCGGATCGTACGACGGGTTCGTGATCGGCAACTACACCAGCGGCATCCACCTCAAGGAGCTGTACGAGGAGGTGGTGTGCGGACGCGCCGACCTGATCCTCTCCGGGCACGACCACACGCTGCAGATCCTGGAGCCCACCGCACGCACCGGCGGCACCCGCCAGATCGTGTGCGGCGCCGCGGGCAAGGCGGGCGACGGCAAGGCCCACTTCGGCCACCCCTCGGCCTGGCAGAACTTCTCCGACCACGGCTTCATGGTCCTGAAGGTCTCCGAGCGCGCGATGACCGTAGAGGCGTACACGGTGGACGTCGCCACCCGCACGGCACGCCTCGCCCACCGCATGCGCACCACCACCCCGGCCGGGTAAAAGCCGCGAAAAGGGCGATTCGAGCTACTTTTCGAGCTGGGCGGGTACACCTCCTGTATGGAACCAATGGAACTGGCCATCAGCCATACCGCGGCCCTGCTGATGTGGGTCGCCGGCATCGTCGTGGTCGGCGTGCTCCTGGCCGCCTTCTTCTGGGGCCGGCGCGCCCAGTCGCGCGAGACCTGGACGCCGAGCCCCGAGGAGCAGCCGAAACGGCCGTACGACGGACCGGCGCGGGAGGAGCGGGAGTACCGCGAGCCGGACGAGATGCCGCACGACGGCCACCGCCTCCTGCCGCACGAGCTCCACAACGGATACGGCAGGTCCAGCACACACCCCAGCGACTCGCAGGACCCGGACGACCACAGGAAGGGCAGCGGCGGCAGCTTCGGCAGCGGCGGCCTCGGCAGCTGAGTCCGGACCGTGGCCGGTGAGCTGACGCTCTTCTGGGGGCACTCCTGAGACATGGGTGAGAAACGGCGACTGAGAACGAGCCACATCGACGACCCCGGGATCACCCGCGTCCGGTCAGGACGCGGGTTCCGCTATACGGATGCCTCGGGGCGCCCCGTCACCGACCCCGCGGAGAAAGAGCGCCTGCGCGGGCTCGTCGTCCCGCCCGCCTGGCGGGACGTCTGGATCTGCCCCTGGCCCAACGGACACCTCCAGGCCGTCGGCACCGACGCCGCGGGCAGACGCCAGTACCTGTACCACCCACGGTTCCGTGAGCAGCAGGAGGCGTCGAAGCACGAGCACGTCCTCGAGGTCGCCGCCGCACTCCCCGCCGTACGCGCCCAAGTGGCGGAGGACCTCGCGGGCCGCGGCCTCAGCCGTGAACGCGTGCAGGCCTGCGCCGCCCGCCTGCTGGACCTCGGCTTCTTCCGCATCGGCAACGAGTCCTACCGGCGGGACAACGGCACCTACGGCCTGACGACCCTGCTGAAGGAGCACGTCTCCTGCCGCCGCGGCGAGGTCAGCGTCACGTTCCCGGCGAAGTACTCCAAGACGCTGACGCGCGCGCTCGTCGACCCGCCCGCCTGCAAGGTCCTGCGCGCCCTGCTGCGCCGCGACACCGCGGACCCCCGCCTGTTCACGTACTGGCGGGGCGGGGCCTGGCACGAGCTGCAGGCCGCCGAACTCAACGACTACCTCCAGACCCGCGCGGGCACCGACATCACCGCGAAGGACTTCCGCGTCTGGCACGGCACCGTCCTCGCGGCGGTCGCCCTCGCCGTGTC
The sequence above is a segment of the Streptomyces sp. Je 1-369 genome. Coding sequences within it:
- a CDS encoding metallophosphoesterase codes for the protein MCDDELIPPSADLTEDQWLRAEPALAEGPVGERVREMRAPRRRTVLGGVVAGAAALTVLQGGAQPAAAAARTGKFPLPGGPNRSGEYAVLLTGDAGTGEEAQHAVAAAAREVCRAEGVGLAVGLGDNIYENGPESADDSEFRSKFEDPNSGLDMPWLMVLGNHDCSGLIPGSGGDPSRGDREVAYAQGSRRWYMPSRYYNVALPAQAPDGSDPVVEFFAIDSNPVSSYVAQMDPHYWWNGPYMREQRAWLDGALKASRARWKIVLGHHPYLNNGKHGSAGSYDGFVIGNYTSGIHLKELYEEVVCGRADLILSGHDHTLQILEPTARTGGTRQIVCGAAGKAGDGKAHFGHPSAWQNFSDHGFMVLKVSERAMTVEAYTVDVATRTARLAHRMRTTTPAG
- a CDS encoding DNA topoisomerase IB translates to MGEKRRLRTSHIDDPGITRVRSGRGFRYTDASGRPVTDPAEKERLRGLVVPPAWRDVWICPWPNGHLQAVGTDAAGRRQYLYHPRFREQQEASKHEHVLEVAAALPAVRAQVAEDLAGRGLSRERVQACAARLLDLGFFRIGNESYRRDNGTYGLTTLLKEHVSCRRGEVSVTFPAKYSKTLTRALVDPPACKVLRALLRRDTADPRLFTYWRGGAWHELQAAELNDYLQTRAGTDITAKDFRVWHGTVLAAVALAVSAQVADESRAARKRAVARAVREVSEYLNNTPAVCRASYINPRVIELFEEGRTIADVLDRLGDGAAFGRPATQGAVEEAVLRLLS
- a CDS encoding DUF6479 family protein, which encodes MEPMELAISHTAALLMWVAGIVVVGVLLAAFFWGRRAQSRETWTPSPEEQPKRPYDGPAREEREYREPDEMPHDGHRLLPHELHNGYGRSSTHPSDSQDPDDHRKGSGGSFGSGGLGS